Proteins from a genomic interval of Chanodichthys erythropterus isolate Z2021 chromosome 8, ASM2448905v1, whole genome shotgun sequence:
- the cd36 gene encoding platelet glycoprotein 4 codes for MTCCDQKCALITGAVLGALIAVLGGILIPVGNMFIENTVNKETVLENGTLAFDTWTSVDTAIYRQFWLFDVQNPDEVVSQGAKPALVQKGPYTYRTRFLPKTNITFNDNFTVSFVLPAGAIFEPGMSVGTEEDIFTSLNLAVAGVYGLLDHKLANLFIQNSNANLFQNRTVKELLWGYRDPMLNSMIGVFYPYNDTTDGPYTVFTGKDDIKKVATIERWQGETSLSYWNDPYCDKINGTDGSSFHPFLDKKEPLYFFSSDICRSISAEYERTVDLKGIDVYRYMLPAEALASPVVNPDNQCYCKDTVLTKNCTMAGLLDMTPCRGTPVFISLPHFLYGSNDLVQAVTGLNPNFDEHSIFMDVEPITGFTLRFAKRLQLNMLYGPSADIVLLNKIKDYTVFPILWVNETAVLDDETADLFKKELISRMDLLEGFQIGLLTVGLIIFVSCTIGALLVCRKLEKNTYPFVK; via the exons ATGACCTGCTGTGATCAGAAATGCGCGCTCATCACAGGGGCCGTGCTGGGCGCCCTGATCGCCGTGCTGGGCGGGATTCTCATCCCTGTGGGCAACATGTTTATTGAAAACACCGTGAACAAG GAAACAGTGTTGGAAAACGGGACTTTAGCATTTGACACCTGGACGTCTGTTGACACAGCAATATACAGGCAGTTCTGGCTGTTTGATGTTCAGAACCCTGACGAGGTTGTAAGTCAAGGGGCCAAACCTGCGCTGGTGCAGAAAGGACCGTACACGTACAG GACACGTTTTCTCCCTAAAACAAATATCACCTTCAATGATAACTTCACTGTGTCCTTTGTGCTTCCGGCGGGAGCCATCTTTGAGCCTGGCATGTCAGTAGGAACAGAAGAGGACATATTCACATCACTCAACCTGGCTGTAGCA GGTGTCTATGGTTTACTTGATCATAAATTGGCAAATTTGTTTATCCAAAACTCCAATGCCAACCTCTTCCAGAACAGGACTGTTAAGGAGTTGTTGTGGGGCTACAGAGACCCAATGCTGAACAGCATGATAGGAGTTTTCTATCCA TACAATGACACCACCGATGGACCGTACACTGTGTTCACAGGCAAAGATGACATCAAAAAGGTAGCCACGATTGAACGCTGGCAGGGAGAAAC ATCACTGAGTTACTGGAATGACCCTTATTGCGACAAGATAAATGGAACAG ATGGTTCCTCCTTCCACCCGTTCCTGGACAAGAAAGAACCTCTATACTTCTTTTCTTCTGATATCTGCAG GTCAATATCTGCTGAATATGAGAGAACTGTGGACCTGAAGGGAATCGATGTGTATCGGTACATGTTGCCTGCTGAGGCTCTGGCCTCTCCAGTGGTCAACCCAGATAACCAGTGCTACTGTAAAGACACTGTGCTCACCAAAAACTGCACTATGGCAGGACTTCTTGACATGACTCCCTGTAGAG GAACCCCAGTATTCATCTCTCTACCCCACTTCCTCTATGGCAGCAATGATCTCGTCCAGGCAGTGACCGGACTGAATCCGAATTTTGATGAGCACTCCATATTTATGGATGTGGAACCG ATTACAGGATTCACTCTGAGATTTGCAAAAAGGCTTCAGCTCAACATGTTGTACGGCCCATCGGCAGATATTGT acttttgaacaaaatcaagGACTACACAGTTTTCCCTATTTTGTGGGTGAATGAG ACGGCAGTCCTGGACGATGAGACGGCCGACTTGTTCAAGAAAGAGCTGATTTCTCGGATGGATCTGCTGGAGGGGTTTCAGATCGGACTTTTAACGGTCGGCTTAATCATATTTGTCAGCTGTACGATTGGAGCGTTGTTGGTGTGCAGGAAACTGGAGAAAAATACATATCCTTTTGTTAAATAA